In Anaerolineae bacterium, a single genomic region encodes these proteins:
- a CDS encoding PAS domain S-box protein produces the protein MERRHGGEQLEPELAAARRRIAELEAVQSELEGTARTLQHRVDQSRAQFLGMPSPVYAWQVQGRDLILVDYNDAAHRVTHGSVAQLVGARASALYRDEPSILADMWRCYEDKHSFGREMDYRYRLTGEHRYLAVSYGFVAPDMVLVHSEDVTEHRQAQHALQRERDFISAILDTVGTLVVVLDPQGRIVRFNRACEQATGYAFGEVEGKRFWELFLLREEAQAVKEVFRDLVAGQFPNEHENHWVRRDGDLRLIAWSNTALLDETGAVEYVIGTGVDVTERRRAEDALQRANAELDLRVQERTAELLRLNQALAESEERFRLAFEHAPVGMALVGLDGRFLRANHSLCSMLGYPEQELLRKSFQELTHPADLGISLELLQDIAAGRRDFGWLEKRYVCQDGHVIWALLSTSLVRDAQGSPAYYVSQLQDVTERKEARELLEERVAARTRELSALYDVTTVASASLDLQTVLAQSLSRVLEVMRCETGGIHLREGPEEVLRLALWQGPIPGMTDETETLSPLGREVDWVMTHGEPLMVSDLWPSGVSPSPRPDQAAGPIAYVGVPVHTKGRVLGALSVVGEPGRRFSAEEVALLASIAGQVGVAVENAHLYEQAERLAVLEERDRLARELHDAVTQSLYSSYLMVETARRAADAGDLDHTRASLTRLGEVLGTALKEMRLLLYELRPPALEGETLIGAIHKRLDAVERRAGLEARLLVEGDARAPVEVEEPLYWIAQEALNNALKHAAATAVTVSVQASDGQVCLEVADNGRGLDPQAAENSGGLGLHTMRQRAERAGATLQIDSRPGAGTRIRVTVKLDPEEGQGGRSHPDPGRR, from the coding sequence TTGGAGCGTCGCCACGGTGGTGAGCAACTCGAACCGGAGCTAGCTGCGGCGCGTCGCAGGATCGCCGAGCTAGAAGCAGTGCAGTCTGAACTCGAGGGCACTGCCCGCACGCTGCAGCACCGCGTAGACCAGTCCCGGGCGCAGTTCCTGGGCATGCCCTCGCCCGTCTACGCCTGGCAGGTACAAGGAAGAGACCTGATCCTGGTTGACTACAACGACGCGGCCCATCGCGTCACCCATGGTAGTGTGGCCCAACTGGTGGGCGCGAGGGCCAGCGCGTTGTACCGCGATGAGCCGAGCATCCTCGCCGACATGTGGCGGTGCTACGAGGACAAGCACAGCTTCGGGCGCGAGATGGACTACCGCTACCGGCTCACGGGGGAGCACAGGTACCTGGCCGTGTCCTATGGCTTTGTGGCTCCCGACATGGTTCTGGTCCACTCGGAGGACGTCACCGAGCATAGGCAGGCCCAGCACGCCCTGCAGAGAGAGCGCGACTTCATCTCAGCCATTCTGGACACCGTGGGCACCTTGGTGGTGGTGCTCGACCCCCAGGGCCGAATCGTGCGCTTCAATCGCGCCTGCGAGCAGGCCACCGGCTATGCCTTCGGCGAAGTGGAGGGCAAACGATTCTGGGAGCTATTCCTTCTACGCGAGGAAGCGCAAGCGGTCAAGGAGGTGTTCCGCGACCTGGTGGCAGGGCAGTTCCCCAACGAGCACGAGAACCACTGGGTGAGACGCGACGGTGACCTCCGATTGATCGCCTGGTCGAACACCGCCCTTCTCGATGAAACCGGCGCCGTGGAGTACGTCATCGGTACCGGAGTTGATGTCACCGAGCGCAGGCGGGCGGAAGACGCCCTGCAACGGGCCAACGCCGAACTGGATCTGAGAGTACAGGAGCGGACCGCAGAGCTGTTGCGCCTCAACCAGGCGTTGGCTGAGAGCGAGGAGCGGTTCCGCCTCGCCTTCGAGCATGCCCCCGTCGGCATGGCCCTGGTCGGCCTCGATGGTCGCTTCCTGCGAGCGAACCACTCCCTCTGCAGCATGCTGGGATACCCGGAACAGGAACTACTACGCAAGAGCTTCCAGGAGCTCACTCATCCCGCGGATCTCGGGATCAGCCTGGAACTCCTGCAGGACATTGCCGCGGGCAGACGGGACTTCGGCTGGCTGGAGAAGCGATATGTCTGCCAAGATGGGCACGTGATCTGGGCCCTACTCAGTACCTCCCTCGTGCGGGACGCCCAGGGAAGTCCCGCCTACTACGTCTCTCAACTCCAGGACGTCACCGAGCGCAAGGAGGCCCGCGAGCTCCTGGAGGAGCGGGTAGCTGCCCGCACGCGGGAGCTCTCCGCCTTGTACGACGTGACCACCGTTGCTAGCGCCTCGCTGGATCTGCAGACGGTCTTGGCGCAGTCGCTTAGCCGGGTCCTGGAAGTCATGCGCTGTGAGACGGGCGGCATTCACCTGCGAGAGGGCCCCGAGGAAGTGCTTCGCCTCGCCCTCTGGCAAGGCCCCATCCCCGGGATGACCGACGAGACGGAGACCCTGAGCCCGCTGGGTCGAGAAGTGGACTGGGTGATGACCCATGGTGAGCCGCTGATGGTGAGCGACCTGTGGCCATCTGGTGTATCCCCGTCGCCACGGCCAGACCAAGCCGCTGGGCCGATCGCGTACGTCGGTGTTCCGGTACATACCAAGGGCCGGGTGTTGGGCGCCCTCAGCGTGGTGGGCGAGCCCGGACGTCGGTTCAGCGCCGAGGAGGTGGCCCTGCTGGCGTCAATCGCCGGCCAGGTGGGCGTGGCCGTCGAGAATGCGCATCTGTATGAGCAGGCGGAGCGCTTGGCCGTGCTCGAAGAGCGCGACAGGCTAGCCCGGGAACTGCACGACGCGGTCACCCAGTCGCTCTACAGCTCGTACCTGATGGTGGAGACAGCACGCCGGGCGGCGGATGCCGGAGACCTGGACCACACGAGGGCCAGCCTGACCCGGCTGGGTGAGGTACTCGGAACCGCCCTCAAGGAAATGCGCCTGCTGCTCTACGAGTTGCGCCCTCCCGCCCTGGAAGGGGAGACCCTGATCGGGGCGATCCACAAGCGGCTGGACGCGGTGGAACGGCGGGCCGGGTTGGAGGCGCGGCTGCTGGTGGAGGGCGACGCACGCGCGCCGGTTGAGGTTGAGGAGCCGCTTTACTGGATCGCCCAGGAGGCGCTCAACAACGCCCTCAAGCACGCTGCGGCTACCGCGGTAACGGTATCGGTCCAGGCTAGTGACGGTCAGGTATGCCTGGAGGTCGCCGACAATGGGCGCGGGCTGGACCCCCAGGCGGCAGAGAATAGTGGAGGTCTGGGACTCCATACTATGCGCCAGCGCGCCGAACGCGCAGGAGCGACCCTCCAGATCGACTCCAGGCCCGGGGCGGGCACGCGGATACGGGTCACCGTCAAACTGGACCCGGAGGAGGGACAGGGTGGTCGAAGTCATCCGGATCCTGGTCGCCGATGA
- a CDS encoding cupin domain-containing protein encodes MVGFVGNIEELTLNNDNFRKVLFTGPKSQLVVMSLEPGENIGMETHPDVDQFIRIEEGEGKAILNGEESKLEDDFAVVIPAGTEHDIVNTSQRKKLKLYTVYSPPEHADGTVHKTKEEAERSHHH; translated from the coding sequence ATGGTCGGGTTCGTTGGTAATATCGAAGAACTAACCCTGAATAACGACAACTTCCGCAAGGTCCTCTTCACGGGGCCCAAGAGCCAGCTGGTAGTCATGAGCCTGGAACCGGGCGAGAACATCGGCATGGAGACCCATCCCGACGTCGATCAGTTCATCAGGATCGAGGAAGGTGAAGGTAAGGCGATCCTCAACGGGGAAGAGTCGAAGCTGGAGGATGACTTCGCTGTCGTCATCCCCGCGGGGACGGAGCACGACATTGTGAACACCTCCCAACGGAAGAAGCTGAAGCTCTATACCGTCTACTCGCCGCCAGAGCACGCTGACGGCACGGTGCACAAGACGAAAGAGGAAGCGGAAAGAAGCCACCATCACTAG
- a CDS encoding MBL fold metallo-hydrolase translates to MREIAEDVYVADEYYGANVGCVLTYEGSVLVDAPIVPSEAESWAEQLREVGGTDIRYLFLTDNHPNHAIGSARFDAPSIANERAFRGLDRFTPTMRERVLDAFRDWAPHVVEELADFEVVPPEITFDQDLTLYKGGRTLRMLRLGGHSPPSSAMLVEDAGVLFAGDVVVNEMPPFIGQGNSSDWLSALKAIRGLAPRLIVPGHGPVGGMELVDRQEDFLLRLREGVSELLAEGRSRAETATRMLHLLDEFEVDERWRKRTERAFRTSVGRVYEELRRRRMPEDEQEE, encoded by the coding sequence ATGCGCGAGATTGCAGAAGACGTCTATGTTGCCGACGAATACTACGGCGCCAATGTGGGCTGTGTGCTGACCTATGAGGGGTCGGTGTTGGTCGATGCCCCTATCGTCCCTTCAGAAGCAGAGTCCTGGGCGGAGCAGCTGCGCGAGGTAGGGGGCACAGACATCCGTTACCTGTTCCTCACCGACAACCACCCCAACCACGCCATCGGCAGCGCTCGCTTCGACGCCCCCTCGATCGCCAATGAACGAGCCTTCCGGGGGCTGGATCGGTTTACCCCTACCATGCGGGAGCGCGTCCTCGATGCCTTCCGCGACTGGGCCCCACACGTGGTGGAGGAGTTGGCCGACTTCGAGGTGGTCCCTCCGGAGATCACTTTCGACCAGGACCTGACGCTGTACAAAGGAGGACGCACCCTTCGCATGCTCAGGCTGGGTGGGCACAGCCCTCCCAGCAGCGCCATGCTAGTCGAGGACGCGGGTGTGCTGTTTGCCGGAGACGTGGTGGTGAACGAGATGCCCCCTTTCATCGGCCAGGGCAACTCCAGCGACTGGCTCTCGGCGTTGAAAGCCATTCGCGGCCTGGCTCCCCGCCTGATTGTGCCAGGTCACGGGCCAGTAGGGGGCATGGAGTTGGTGGACCGGCAGGAGGACTTCCTGCTCAGGTTGCGCGAAGGGGTGAGCGAACTGTTGGCAGAAGGACGCAGCAGGGCGGAAACGGCTACCCGCATGCTGCATCTTCTGGACGAGTTTGAGGTCGACGAGAGATGGCGGAAACGGACCGAGAGAGCCTTTCGGACCAGCGTGGGCCGGGTGTACGAGGAGCTGAGGCGACGCCGGATGCCGGAGGACGAGCAGGAGGAGTAG
- the lepB gene encoding signal peptidase I — translation MRDVLETILLALVLFVAVRSALQNTRVDGHSMEPTLHDGQYLMVNKLAYRLGLPSRGDIVVFPSPQDNGRALIKRVVGLPGEEVAIRNGEVYINGARLMEPYLAPEHGLGDWGPTVLRPGEYLVLGDNRNNSNDSRNFGPVRQEELIGKAWFSIWPPAYGLELAHTSSMAGSVEQPAR, via the coding sequence ATGCGCGATGTGCTGGAAACCATCCTTCTGGCGCTGGTGCTCTTTGTGGCCGTACGCTCCGCTCTGCAGAACACACGGGTGGACGGGCATAGCATGGAGCCCACCCTCCACGACGGCCAGTACCTGATGGTCAACAAGCTGGCCTATCGGTTGGGCCTGCCTAGCCGCGGCGACATCGTGGTGTTTCCCTCCCCCCAAGATAACGGAAGGGCCCTCATCAAGCGCGTCGTAGGCCTGCCGGGGGAAGAGGTTGCCATCCGCAACGGCGAAGTCTACATAAATGGGGCCAGATTGATGGAGCCCTACCTGGCTCCCGAGCATGGCCTGGGCGACTGGGGCCCCACCGTGCTCCGGCCAGGCGAGTACCTGGTTCTGGGGGACAACCGCAACAACAGCAACGACTCGCGCAACTTCGGGCCGGTCAGGCAGGAAGAACTGATCGGCAAGGCGTGGTTCTCCATCTGGCCACCGGCGTACGGCCTAGAGTTAGCGCACACCAGCAGCATGGCTGGAAGCGTGGAACAGCCTGCTCGCTAG
- a CDS encoding Gfo/Idh/MocA family oxidoreductase has translation MNEIGFGVIGVGTWGEMHARVYSAFPGVRLVAVSDLDEARGREVADRDGAAYYRDYRELLDREDIHAVSVVTPDHTHTGIATDAFEAGKHVLLEKPMAQSVAECERIIAASKRAGKKLMVDFHNRWNPPFYKAKRAIEQGEIGTPQLVSYRLNDQMWVPTDMLSWAARSSVLWFIGSHCIDTIMWMLDDVPEKVYSVARSRVLKEKGVDTPDFYQTTLEFRGGAVAAVENCWIVPNNTPSIIDLKCEIVGDRGALYVDCSHHRVLQKYTPSEATYPDVLVSPEIHGQQMGFAVESIRHFARCIIEDKEPLVTGEDGLQVTRVIAAAVESARRGEPVSL, from the coding sequence GTGAATGAGATCGGCTTCGGGGTCATCGGCGTGGGGACCTGGGGCGAGATGCACGCGCGTGTGTACTCTGCCTTTCCGGGGGTCAGGCTGGTCGCGGTAAGCGACCTGGACGAGGCGCGAGGGCGCGAAGTGGCGGACCGGGATGGTGCTGCTTACTACCGCGACTACCGTGAACTGCTCGACCGGGAGGACATTCACGCGGTCAGTGTGGTCACTCCCGATCACACCCACACAGGCATCGCCACCGACGCCTTCGAGGCCGGGAAGCACGTGCTCTTGGAGAAGCCCATGGCTCAATCGGTGGCCGAGTGCGAGCGCATCATCGCTGCCTCCAAGCGTGCCGGCAAGAAACTCATGGTGGACTTCCACAATCGCTGGAACCCGCCCTTCTACAAGGCCAAACGAGCCATCGAGCAGGGCGAGATCGGAACGCCTCAGCTGGTTAGCTACAGGCTCAACGATCAGATGTGGGTGCCGACCGACATGCTCAGCTGGGCCGCCAGGTCTTCGGTCCTGTGGTTCATCGGCAGCCACTGCATTGACACTATCATGTGGATGCTAGACGACGTGCCCGAGAAGGTGTACTCGGTGGCCCGGTCGCGCGTGCTCAAGGAGAAGGGCGTGGACACGCCCGACTTCTACCAGACTACCCTGGAGTTCCGGGGTGGTGCAGTGGCGGCGGTAGAGAACTGCTGGATAGTGCCCAACAACACCCCTAGCATCATTGACCTCAAATGCGAGATCGTGGGGGACAGAGGCGCCCTGTACGTGGACTGCAGCCATCACCGGGTGCTGCAGAAGTACACCCCCTCCGAAGCCACCTATCCGGACGTGCTGGTGTCTCCCGAGATCCATGGGCAGCAGATGGGCTTCGCCGTGGAGAGCATAAGGCACTTCGCGCGGTGTATAATCGAGGACAAAGAGCCACTGGTCACTGGTGAGGACGGTCTGCAGGTGACTAGAGTGATCGCTGCTGCGGTGGAAAGCGCGCGCCGGGGGGAGCCCGTCAGCCTCTAG
- a CDS encoding tetratricopeptide repeat protein encodes MLAEELVVESGIRNAEDLRAVLRTAELAVANLRGAGPQHALEFLRTLDTIYEAIPRLETEYGVDLKPERTRLETVQNLTRSSARRLMREVGAGRLAEARRAENPPEDHWWWYLDRALAAQRQEALRRWSLRAIVVFSLLLVGLVAYNRFLAPSPEEQAFSALLAEGESSLLSGDFEGAVDRYEAAVALNPGDVGARLHLGVVYEQLGRTEEAREQFEEAMRLSPAPADYHSSLSLVYYRVALGGAEWALERAEAEAVAALEADDGSAMAHFAMASVYELQGETGKAIEEFETASGLSSDPSLTVLARMRMGMLMQKPGETMGGLPGMGP; translated from the coding sequence ATGTTGGCGGAGGAGCTGGTGGTCGAGAGCGGCATCCGTAACGCAGAAGATCTGCGCGCGGTGCTGAGAACGGCAGAGTTGGCGGTAGCGAATCTGCGGGGTGCAGGTCCCCAGCATGCCCTGGAGTTCCTCCGGACGCTGGACACCATTTACGAGGCCATCCCCCGTCTGGAAACCGAGTATGGAGTAGACCTCAAGCCGGAGCGTACTCGGCTGGAGACGGTACAGAACCTGACGCGAAGCAGTGCTCGGCGGCTTATGCGCGAAGTAGGGGCCGGACGTCTGGCGGAGGCTCGCCGCGCCGAGAACCCGCCGGAGGATCATTGGTGGTGGTACCTGGACCGGGCGCTCGCGGCGCAGCGGCAGGAGGCCCTGCGGCGTTGGTCGCTGCGTGCGATCGTGGTGTTTTCTCTGCTGCTGGTGGGCCTGGTGGCCTACAACCGCTTTCTGGCTCCCTCTCCTGAGGAACAGGCATTCAGCGCCCTGCTCGCCGAGGGCGAATCCAGCCTGCTAAGTGGCGATTTCGAGGGAGCAGTGGACCGGTACGAGGCGGCCGTAGCCCTGAACCCGGGCGATGTTGGGGCTCGCCTGCATCTGGGCGTGGTGTACGAGCAGCTGGGGCGGACTGAGGAGGCGCGGGAGCAGTTCGAGGAGGCCATGCGTCTGTCGCCGGCTCCTGCTGACTACCACTCCAGCCTGTCGCTGGTCTACTACCGGGTGGCGCTGGGTGGCGCGGAGTGGGCCCTGGAGAGGGCCGAGGCTGAGGCAGTGGCCGCCCTAGAGGCGGACGACGGCTCCGCCATGGCTCACTTCGCCATGGCCAGCGTCTACGAGCTCCAGGGCGAGACGGGCAAGGCGATCGAGGAATTTGAGACGGCATCGGGGCTGAGCAGCGATCCGTCGCTCACCGTGCTGGCCCGCATGCGCATGGGCATGCTCATGCAGAAGCCAGGTGAGACGATGGGAGGCCTTCCCGGCATGGGGCCCTGA
- a CDS encoding energy-coupling factor transporter transmembrane protein EcfT: MNGLELHVPGDSWLHRADPRLKLGLALLGAALLFAYNNLWILILALLAVLVVLRSAAVPGSRLAEVGRLMLPIAILIPFLWPVFDQAGPLWFAVGGIRVTGWAVAQGFATAVRIVALAFVSATVVLTTDMRALLRALVRLGMPYEAALAVTIGLSYVPRIRRTYEQVTEAQMARGFDLAAGGFIRRAQARVPILVASLVSTFRSADTLARTLECRGFGLREVPRSALYEIYWRPADSALAAAALALATVALLLRFVLGLGSHPVFLL, translated from the coding sequence ATGAACGGGCTGGAACTGCACGTGCCGGGCGACTCCTGGTTGCACCGCGCCGACCCACGCCTGAAGCTGGGCCTGGCTCTGTTGGGCGCCGCCCTGCTCTTCGCCTACAACAACCTGTGGATCCTGATCCTGGCCCTGCTGGCCGTGCTGGTGGTGCTGCGAAGCGCCGCCGTACCCGGAAGCAGGCTGGCCGAGGTCGGCCGCTTGATGCTTCCCATCGCCATCCTCATACCGTTCCTGTGGCCGGTGTTCGACCAGGCCGGGCCCCTGTGGTTCGCCGTGGGCGGCATACGCGTCACCGGTTGGGCAGTGGCCCAGGGCTTCGCCACCGCGGTGCGCATTGTGGCCCTGGCCTTCGTCTCCGCCACCGTGGTGCTCACCACCGACATGCGGGCGCTCTTGCGCGCCTTGGTCCGTCTGGGCATGCCCTACGAAGCTGCCCTGGCCGTTACCATCGGCCTCAGCTACGTCCCCCGCATCCGGCGCACCTACGAGCAGGTCACGGAGGCGCAGATGGCCCGCGGTTTCGACTTGGCAGCGGGTGGGTTCATCCGCCGGGCTCAAGCTCGAGTGCCCATCCTGGTGGCTTCTCTGGTGAGCACTTTCCGCTCCGCTGACACCCTGGCCCGCACCCTGGAGTGTCGCGGGTTCGGCCTCCGCGAGGTGCCTCGGTCGGCCCTGTATGAGATCTACTGGCGACCGGCCGATTCCGCCCTCGCTGCCGCGGCCCTGGCCCTGGCCACAGTGGCGCTACTGCTCCGTTTCGTCCTCGGCCTGGGCTCTCATCCCGTCTTTCTGCTTTGA
- a CDS encoding ATP-binding cassette domain-containing protein: MPGLVEVENLHHSFPDGWDALNGVSLRLDAGEYVALIGPNGSGKTTLAKHLNGLLKPTSGRVVVAGMDTRQVQVSTLARTVGYVFQNPDHQIFCATVREELSFGPSALQVPPEEAADRVQQEMRAFGLMDVAERPPAVLSPGLRRRVALASVLTTRPRLLILDEPGVGLDAREQEEVFARLAAYNTEGNAVLLISHDMRAVAQQARRCLLLAEGRVVADGHPSSVLYDSKALAEAGMQPPTMSRLAQATADLGLPARLLSPQEFGRAYLELLAASR, translated from the coding sequence GTGCCTGGGCTCGTAGAAGTCGAGAACCTGCACCACTCCTTCCCCGACGGGTGGGATGCGCTGAACGGCGTCAGTCTGCGCCTGGACGCCGGCGAGTATGTCGCCCTGATTGGGCCTAACGGGTCGGGTAAGACGACGCTAGCCAAGCACCTCAACGGCCTGCTCAAGCCTACCTCCGGGCGGGTGGTGGTCGCTGGCATGGACACGCGTCAGGTCCAGGTGTCCACCCTGGCCCGCACCGTGGGCTACGTGTTCCAGAACCCGGATCATCAGATCTTCTGTGCCACGGTGCGGGAGGAGCTGAGCTTCGGCCCCTCGGCCCTGCAGGTGCCACCAGAAGAGGCAGCCGATCGGGTGCAGCAGGAGATGCGGGCCTTTGGCCTGATGGACGTGGCTGAGCGCCCACCGGCGGTGCTTTCTCCCGGGCTGCGCCGCCGGGTGGCCCTGGCCTCCGTGCTCACCACTCGCCCGCGCCTCTTGATCCTCGATGAGCCCGGGGTGGGCCTGGACGCCCGCGAGCAGGAGGAGGTCTTCGCTCGACTAGCTGCCTACAACACAGAAGGGAACGCCGTTCTGCTCATTTCCCACGATATGCGCGCGGTAGCTCAGCAGGCTCGCCGCTGTTTGCTCCTGGCCGAGGGCCGGGTGGTGGCCGACGGCCATCCGTCATCGGTGCTATACGACTCGAAAGCGCTGGCCGAGGCGGGCATGCAGCCGCCCACCATGAGCCGGCTGGCCCAGGCCACCGCCGATCTCGGTCTGCCCGCCAGACTCCTGAGCCCACAGGAGTTCGGCCGGGCCTACCTGGAACTCCTGGCGGCCTCCCGATGA
- a CDS encoding ATP-binding cassette domain-containing protein yields MLIGTDPLVVVQDLYYAYPPLVPGDASVEALRGVSFSVVRGEMLAILGPSGAGKSTLCLALCAVVPHSTGGVFGGQVLVCHQDTRQSTPAQLSTRVGVVFQDPESQLFATVVEDEVAFGLESQGMPREEMVARVDWALGLVGMRDHRLRNPALLSGGQKQRVAIAAAIATKPDLLILDEPTASLDPVGSQEVVQALSDLLTETDCAVVMATQDAELAARFAHRVLLLDQGKITYDGPASEVLSSPDLLAAHALYPPPLAELAAYLSKHGFEADFLDLESAEARLRSGLLQENSCLGS; encoded by the coding sequence ATGCTGATCGGAACTGACCCTCTGGTCGTTGTCCAAGACCTCTACTACGCCTATCCCCCCCTGGTGCCGGGAGATGCAAGCGTCGAAGCGCTCCGGGGGGTGAGCTTCTCCGTTGTCCGGGGGGAGATGCTGGCCATCCTGGGGCCTTCAGGCGCTGGAAAAAGCACCCTGTGCCTGGCGCTGTGCGCCGTGGTCCCTCACAGCACCGGGGGAGTCTTCGGCGGCCAGGTCCTGGTCTGCCACCAAGACACCAGGCAATCCACCCCCGCCCAGCTCTCCACCCGGGTGGGGGTGGTCTTCCAGGACCCGGAGAGCCAGCTCTTCGCCACCGTGGTCGAGGACGAGGTCGCCTTCGGCCTGGAGAGCCAGGGCATGCCCAGGGAGGAGATGGTGGCCCGGGTGGATTGGGCTCTGGGGCTGGTGGGTATGAGAGACCACCGTCTGCGAAACCCTGCTCTGCTCTCCGGCGGCCAGAAGCAGCGCGTCGCCATCGCTGCTGCCATCGCCACCAAGCCGGACTTGCTCATACTGGATGAACCCACCGCCAGCCTGGATCCCGTAGGCTCCCAGGAGGTGGTGCAGGCACTCTCCGACCTCCTCACCGAGACCGACTGCGCCGTCGTGATGGCGACTCAGGACGCGGAGTTGGCCGCCCGCTTTGCCCATCGCGTTCTGCTCCTCGACCAGGGTAAGATCACCTACGACGGTCCGGCGAGCGAGGTCCTTAGCTCGCCGGACCTCCTGGCCGCTCACGCCCTCTACCCTCCCCCACTGGCAGAGCTGGCTGCGTACCTCAGCAAGCATGGCTTCGAGGCCGACTTCCTCGATCTGGAATCAGCCGAAGCGCGCCTTCGCTCCGGCCTGCTCCAGGAGAACTCGTGCCTGGGCTCGTAG
- a CDS encoding ECF transporter S component produces MFRRWTAVRVVVLAALMGVTTVLTLLVRVPIAPTRGYIHLGDVGVYFAAFTFGPVMGLLAGGLGTAMADVLGCYAHWAPLTLVFHGVQGGVAGYLGYRATTARQALAWAVGSLIMVGGYFLAEVVLYGVGAALVEIPGNAVQALAGGLVAIPLSAALRQAWPPVETLGLVRPWEERR; encoded by the coding sequence ATGTTCCGCCGCTGGACGGCCGTTCGGGTGGTGGTGCTAGCCGCCCTCATGGGGGTGACGACGGTGCTGACGCTGCTGGTGCGCGTGCCCATCGCCCCCACCCGCGGTTACATCCACTTGGGCGACGTGGGCGTCTACTTCGCCGCCTTCACCTTCGGGCCAGTCATGGGCTTACTGGCAGGAGGCTTGGGTACGGCCATGGCCGACGTGCTCGGGTGCTACGCCCACTGGGCGCCACTCACCCTCGTGTTCCACGGGGTGCAGGGGGGCGTAGCCGGGTACCTCGGTTACCGCGCCACCACTGCCCGCCAGGCTCTGGCGTGGGCCGTCGGCTCGCTCATCATGGTCGGGGGCTACTTCCTGGCCGAGGTGGTCCTGTATGGGGTAGGAGCAGCTCTGGTGGAGATTCCAGGCAACGCCGTGCAAGCCCTGGCCGGTGGGCTGGTGGCCATCCCGCTTTCGGCAGCCCTACGGCAAGCCTGGCCTCCGGTGGAGACTCTCGGGCTGGTCCGGCCATGGGAGGAGCGAAGGTAG
- a CDS encoding Gfo/Idh/MocA family oxidoreductase translates to MDEVRVGVVGAGIMGRLHSRIVSEHPRARMVGVCDTNRIRADELAAQHSVPACTDIADLLAMPLDAVIVAVPDFAHFQPVMAALEAGKHVLVEKPLTTDVAEGEKIAAKVAETGLIFSVNYSNRWISAYAQAKQAIDSGQVGDILWAYARKNDTISVATDMLSWSAASSPAWFLSSHDIDYVRWCMGCEAVEVFATGQRRVLSALGIDTYDGIQALVRFETGAGAIFESGWVYPNSFPTTVDSMIELVGSDGVIHMDRTRETLSVAHAKGYQYPKSSMTLEVAGRLEGALPTSVGQYLDAVLQGRQPAVTVQDGLEVTRIVAAIHQSLESGRPAKITR, encoded by the coding sequence ATGGACGAGGTGAGAGTGGGAGTCGTCGGCGCTGGCATCATGGGCCGACTGCACTCCCGCATAGTGAGCGAGCATCCGCGGGCCCGGATGGTGGGCGTCTGCGATACCAATCGCATACGCGCCGATGAGTTGGCGGCGCAGCACTCCGTCCCCGCGTGCACGGATATCGCCGATCTGCTGGCCATGCCTCTGGACGCCGTCATTGTCGCCGTGCCTGACTTCGCTCACTTCCAGCCCGTCATGGCGGCCTTGGAAGCGGGCAAGCACGTGCTGGTGGAGAAGCCCCTCACCACCGACGTGGCCGAGGGGGAGAAGATCGCCGCCAAGGTGGCCGAGACGGGCCTGATCTTCTCCGTCAACTACAGCAACCGCTGGATCTCAGCCTACGCCCAGGCCAAACAGGCGATAGATAGCGGGCAGGTGGGTGACATTCTTTGGGCGTACGCCCGCAAGAACGACACTATCAGCGTCGCCACCGATATGCTCTCCTGGTCCGCCGCCAGCAGCCCAGCATGGTTTCTCTCCTCCCACGACATAGACTACGTGCGCTGGTGCATGGGCTGCGAGGCGGTGGAAGTGTTCGCCACCGGCCAGCGCCGGGTGCTCTCGGCGCTCGGCATAGACACCTATGACGGCATTCAGGCCCTGGTGCGTTTCGAGACCGGCGCCGGCGCCATCTTCGAGTCCGGCTGGGTCTACCCCAACTCCTTCCCCACCACTGTGGACTCGATGATCGAGCTGGTGGGCTCGGATGGAGTGATACACATGGACCGCACCAGGGAGACGCTGTCAGTGGCCCACGCCAAGGGCTACCAGTACCCCAAGTCCAGCATGACGCTAGAGGTGGCGGGCCGGCTCGAAGGGGCGCTGCCCACGTCTGTGGGCCAGTACCTGGACGCAGTCCTTCAGGGCCGGCAACCTGCCGTGACCGTCCAGGATGGCCTGGAAGTGACCCGCATCGTGGCGGCCATCCACCAGTCCCTGGAGAGCGGAAGGCCGGCCAAGATCACCCGCTAG